Proteins from one Leptonema illini DSM 21528 genomic window:
- a CDS encoding glycosyltransferase family 4 protein, whose product MKIAFDPQIFSLQAYGGISRYYINLSRELRASGLTVRTFAPLHRNEYLAKVDDGSVSGRYWSPYPPKTTRPFLLLNQVLAARRIAQWEPDIVHETYYSRIRWTSSKSRSVVTVYDMIHELYPQYFARWDSTVAAKKKAVMRADHVLCISESTRNDLLNLYGIESRKVSVTHLGYDAFLNLSENRRIVDHPYILYVGQRGGYKNFERLVRAFASSDRLVSDFSLVAFGGGTFSKEERELFVSLNLKSDHCHQISGGDELLGQLYRNAACFVYPSLYEGFGLPPLEAMSLDCPVISSNTSSMPEVIGDAADFFDPASVESILTAIENVVYSPSRSQDLIHRGRRRVKLFTWKRCAEKTLEAYRQCL is encoded by the coding sequence ATGAAGATAGCCTTTGATCCTCAGATTTTCAGCCTGCAAGCCTACGGCGGTATCTCCCGGTATTATATCAATCTCTCTCGTGAGCTGCGTGCATCTGGCCTGACTGTACGAACCTTCGCTCCTCTTCACAGAAACGAATACCTGGCAAAGGTGGACGATGGCAGCGTCTCCGGTCGCTACTGGAGTCCCTATCCTCCTAAAACGACTCGGCCATTTCTGCTTTTGAATCAGGTCCTTGCGGCGCGACGTATCGCTCAATGGGAACCCGATATCGTACATGAGACCTATTACTCGCGTATTCGGTGGACCTCAAGCAAGTCCCGATCCGTCGTAACCGTGTATGACATGATTCATGAGCTATACCCGCAGTATTTTGCGCGATGGGATTCTACCGTCGCCGCCAAAAAGAAGGCCGTCATGCGAGCGGATCATGTGCTCTGTATTTCTGAGAGTACAAGAAATGACCTCTTGAATCTGTATGGAATTGAAAGCCGAAAGGTCTCGGTAACGCACCTTGGCTATGATGCTTTCTTAAACCTCTCTGAGAATCGTCGCATAGTGGACCATCCCTATATTCTGTATGTCGGTCAGCGCGGAGGGTATAAGAACTTCGAGCGTCTCGTCAGGGCTTTTGCATCCTCTGATCGACTTGTCAGTGACTTTTCTCTGGTCGCCTTCGGTGGCGGTACGTTCTCTAAAGAGGAGAGAGAGCTTTTCGTTTCGTTGAATCTGAAAAGCGATCATTGCCACCAGATATCGGGCGGCGATGAATTGCTCGGTCAGCTCTATCGCAATGCCGCCTGTTTCGTTTATCCATCACTCTATGAAGGCTTTGGCCTTCCGCCGCTTGAAGCGATGTCGCTCGATTGTCCCGTCATCAGCAGCAATACAAGCTCGATGCCCGAGGTCATCGGCGATGCGGCCGATTTTTTTGACCCCGCATCGGTCGAATCTATCCTGACGGCCATCGAGAACGTAGTCTATTCTCCATCCCGGTCGCAGGATCTGATTCATCGTGGCAGGAGGCGTGTGAAGCTGTTTACATGGAAGAGGTGTGCAGAGAAAACCCTTGAGGCCTACAGACAATGCCTGTGA
- a CDS encoding glycosyltransferase family 2 protein, whose product MKENRIVDVSVIICTANRPALLLKQLESILSSAVQPREIIIVDQGNAALTAEILDGLKESYAAIQHLLDHGRGASRARNIGWRAASCEIIAFTDDDACVSDRWLQVGFQHMLAHADTGILGGPITGVPEGGALQIDIPVEFRYILPEYSQSGPIGPFLGGARPPAVNYWTRKSLLLRTGGFNEKLGPVNERKIQVYGEDSDLTHRVDALGYRIIYHPDLMVYHPVPLMRQTEDYLKKRMLTEGITNAVLWRKKEGAGRFFPLLKAIRLVAGLILSTMLQFGPRRTAWRMRGYYFRGALFGLWHYGRIMDDKINSIHKD is encoded by the coding sequence ATGAAAGAAAATCGAATTGTTGATGTTTCTGTCATCATCTGTACAGCAAACCGACCTGCGCTGCTATTAAAACAACTGGAGAGCATTCTGAGCAGTGCAGTTCAACCCAGAGAAATCATCATCGTCGATCAGGGCAATGCCGCATTGACGGCAGAAATTCTTGACGGTCTTAAGGAGAGCTATGCAGCGATACAGCACCTTCTTGATCATGGACGAGGAGCTTCTCGTGCTCGAAATATTGGGTGGCGAGCAGCCAGCTGTGAGATCATTGCATTCACAGATGACGATGCCTGTGTTTCTGATCGGTGGCTTCAAGTAGGATTCCAGCACATGCTTGCTCATGCTGATACCGGAATTCTCGGTGGTCCCATTACTGGAGTTCCAGAAGGCGGAGCGCTTCAAATTGACATTCCTGTAGAGTTTCGCTACATTCTTCCCGAGTACTCTCAAAGTGGCCCAATCGGTCCGTTTCTTGGTGGGGCCAGGCCTCCTGCAGTCAACTATTGGACCCGGAAATCGCTCCTTCTTCGCACTGGCGGCTTCAATGAGAAACTCGGGCCAGTAAATGAGCGGAAGATTCAGGTTTATGGTGAGGATAGTGACCTGACCCATAGGGTTGATGCTCTGGGCTATAGAATCATATACCATCCGGATTTAATGGTTTATCATCCGGTTCCTCTTATGCGGCAGACCGAGGATTATCTGAAAAAGAGGATGCTCACGGAGGGCATAACCAATGCCGTGCTGTGGCGTAAGAAAGAAGGTGCCGGTAGATTTTTCCCTTTATTGAAAGCTATCAGGCTGGTTGCAGGCTTGATTCTCTCGACAATGCTGCAGTTCGGCCCGAGACGAACTGCCTGGCGAATGCGAGGCTACTATTTTCGAGGGGCACTGTTCGGCCTCTGGCATTATGGGCGAATCATGGATGACAAGATCAATTCTATCCATAAAGACTAA